One segment of Cetobacterium sp. NK01 DNA contains the following:
- a CDS encoding HEAT repeat domain-containing protein: MEIIIKDLKNELSYKTRLEALDKIKDYDLNDEQYFHIKALVIRLALTDRVFAVKHAAFLLCQKNKLKKNNEPINLGKKNTGYSPNDVRKMFLKIKKQTGMQALDLELFKEYFQTIAPQMYDVMSSEHMYFDNWIRGIYKYLSK, encoded by the coding sequence ATGGAAATAATTATAAAAGATTTAAAAAATGAGTTATCTTATAAAACTAGATTAGAAGCTTTAGATAAAATTAAAGATTATGATTTAAATGATGAACAGTATTTTCATATAAAAGCACTTGTTATTAGATTAGCTTTAACTGATAGAGTATTTGCTGTAAAACATGCCGCTTTTTTACTTTGTCAAAAAAATAAACTAAAAAAAAATAATGAACCTATTAACTTAGGAAAAAAGAATACTGGTTATTCTCCTAATGACGTTAGAAAAATGTTTTTAAAAATTAAAAAACAAACTGGAATGCAAGCTTTAGATTTAGAGCTTTTTAAAGAGTACTTTCAAACTATCGCTCCTCAAATGTATGATGTTATGTCTTCTGAGCATATGTATTTTGATAACTGGATAAGAGGTATTTATAAATATTTATCTAAATAA